The following proteins are co-located in the Takifugu flavidus isolate HTHZ2018 chromosome 16, ASM371156v2, whole genome shotgun sequence genome:
- the LOC130539743 gene encoding protein L-Myc-1b-like: protein MEFDCYQHYYFNVFDMEEDFYKSTAPSEDIWKKFELLPTPPMSPERTLSGGLCKVLGQEEDCESPCIPDTEKLFGNLSSIIIQDCMWSSFSVGKQPEKVSGRVPAVAQAAVSPVTKISVRPTKAQCVSPCGALATLASDCVDPAAVLTIPTSSSRKPASSCSDSSDEDDEEIDVVTVESKQNRMRLVNIRKPVTVTVRADPCPKRFHASVHRQQHNYAARSPDSDTEYKEEEEDNDSDEEPPSKHTWNRSASSSPRTSTPTSPSETPQNSDTEDTDRRRNHNYLERKRRNDLRSRFLALREQIPGLESAKTPKVAILTHATDYLLELHRTERRHLKEKRHLKTRQQGLLRRLSELKRS, encoded by the exons ATGGAGTTCGACTGTTACCAGCATTATTATTTCAACGTTTTCGACATGGAAGAGGATTTTTACAAGTCGACAGCTCCGAGTGAAGATATCTGGAAAAAGTTCGAACTGTTGCCCACCCCTCCCATGTCCCCGGAGCGGACTCTGAGCGGCGGATTATGCAAAGTCTTGGGTCAGGAAGAGGACTGCGAGAGTCCGTGCATCCCCGACACAGAGAAGCTCTTCGGCAACCTTAGTTCCATTATCATCCAAGACTGCATGTGGAGTAGTTTCTCGGTCGGTAAGCAGCCGGAGAAGGTCAGCGGGAGAGTGCCGGCCGTGGCGCAGGCTGCCGTCTCCCCGGTGACCAAGATCTCCGTGAGACCGACCAAAGCGCAATGCGTCTCCCCGTGCGGCGCGCTCGCCACCCTGGCTTCAGACTGCGTCGACCCTGCGGCTGTCCTCACAATCCcgacaagcagcagcaggaaaccgGCGTCGTCCTGCTCTGATTCTTCCG ACGAGGATGATGAGGAAATCGACGTGGTTACGGTGGAGAGCAAGCAGAACCGGATGCGGCTAGTGAACATCAGGAAGCCCGTCACCGTCACAGTCCGGGCCGACCCCTGCCCCAAACGCTTCCACGCGTCTGTCCACAGGCAGCAGCACAACTACGCCGCCCGCTCCCCGGACAGCGACACAGAATacaaggaagaggaggaggacaacgaTTCTGACGAAGAGCCCCCAAGCAAACACACCTGGAACAGATCCGCTAGCTCCTCTCCCCGCACCTCCACCCCAACCTCCCCCTCAGAGACCCCCCAGAACTCAGACACAGAGGACACCGACCGCAGGCGCAATCACAACtacctggagaggaagaggaggaacgaCCTGCGGTCCCGCTTCCTGGCTTTGCGGGAACAGATTCCTGGTTTGGAGTCAGCTAAAACCCCAAAGGTGGCCATCTTGACCCACGCCACAGACTACCTGCTGGAGCTTCACAGGACGGAGAGACGCCACCTGAAAGAGAAGAGACACCTAAAGACCCGGCAACAGGGGCTCCTGCGCAGGTTATCTGAACTGAAGCGCTCTTGA